One genomic window of Alkalispirochaeta americana includes the following:
- the rpsO gene encoding 30S ribosomal protein S15, which yields MPITAEQKRALVEEYGKDQKDTGNPEVQIAILTTRIQELTEHLKVHKKDHHTRRGLLKLVGQRRRLLRYLKGKDLEAYRALLVKLGIRK from the coding sequence ATGCCAATCACAGCAGAGCAAAAGCGCGCACTTGTCGAGGAGTACGGCAAGGATCAGAAAGACACGGGAAATCCCGAGGTCCAGATCGCAATTCTCACAACCCGAATTCAGGAACTTACAGAGCATCTGAAGGTTCACAAGAAGGACCACCACACCCGACGAGGGCTGCTTAAGCTTGTAGGACAGCGTCGGCGACTCCTTCGATACCTGAAAGGAAAAGACCTGGAAGCGTATCGGGCATTGCTGGTAAAGCTTGGAATACGTAAGTAG
- the infB gene encoding translation initiation factor IF-2, which yields MPEKELRYNRKKPPVKANPVPKEIDIMEVITVSELARKMNLKANALIGKLMSMGMMVTINQQIDAETAEILASEYGCSVRIVSLYDETIIETEKDRQEDLRPRSPIVTVMGHVDHGKTKLLDAIRSADVASGEQGGITQHIGAYQVAVEEGTVTFLDTPGHEAFTLMRARGAQVTDIVVLVVAANDGVMPQTVEAIDHAKEAKVPIIVAINKVDLPEANIDRVKQQLSEHGLIVEDWGGEIPAVEVSALKREGIGDLLSTLLVQAEIMELKANFSRAAEGKIVESRIDPGRGTVATVLVENGTLKVGDSFVAGIYPGKIRAMFNDRGQKVDLAGPAMPVEIIGLDGVPDSGDPFQVTDGEKLARQVSSKRQELKRVEAARNVKKVTLDNLYDSIQEGEVQELKVVIKGDVHGSVEALQNALERLSTREVRLVAIHAAAGAINEGDVMLASASNALVIGFHVRPTPRAMVTAEKEKVEIRKYSIIYDAVEDIRSAMEGMLAPDLMEEVLGTAEVRETFKVPKIGVVAGCYITSGKVTRNAKVRVFREEIQLYESKVNSLKRFKDDVREVDTGYECGIGVEKIQDIKTGDILEAFIVKEVAKKL from the coding sequence GTGCCCGAAAAAGAGTTGCGCTATAACCGCAAGAAACCTCCTGTAAAGGCGAATCCGGTACCAAAAGAGATCGATATCATGGAGGTCATCACCGTCAGCGAGCTGGCACGGAAGATGAATCTCAAAGCCAACGCCCTGATCGGGAAACTGATGAGCATGGGCATGATGGTGACGATAAACCAGCAGATCGACGCTGAAACTGCCGAGATCCTGGCCAGCGAGTACGGGTGTTCTGTCAGAATCGTCTCTCTCTACGACGAGACGATCATCGAAACAGAAAAAGACCGGCAGGAAGACTTGCGGCCGCGATCACCCATTGTGACGGTTATGGGACACGTCGATCACGGAAAAACGAAACTCCTTGACGCGATCCGCTCGGCCGATGTTGCCAGCGGAGAGCAGGGGGGTATTACTCAGCATATCGGTGCGTACCAGGTCGCCGTTGAAGAAGGAACTGTTACGTTCCTCGATACCCCCGGTCATGAGGCTTTTACACTCATGAGAGCCCGGGGTGCGCAGGTAACGGATATTGTTGTCCTGGTCGTTGCTGCAAACGACGGGGTTATGCCCCAGACAGTGGAAGCGATCGACCATGCAAAAGAGGCAAAGGTTCCGATCATCGTAGCGATCAACAAGGTTGATCTGCCCGAAGCGAATATTGACCGGGTGAAGCAGCAGCTTTCCGAGCACGGACTCATAGTAGAGGACTGGGGTGGCGAGATTCCCGCTGTAGAGGTTTCAGCTCTCAAGCGAGAGGGCATCGGAGATCTGCTCAGCACCCTTCTGGTTCAGGCTGAGATCATGGAACTCAAGGCAAACTTCAGCCGCGCTGCCGAAGGGAAAATAGTCGAGAGCAGGATCGATCCCGGCCGTGGCACGGTGGCGACGGTGCTTGTAGAAAATGGCACCCTTAAGGTGGGTGATTCCTTCGTAGCAGGCATCTACCCCGGAAAAATCCGGGCCATGTTTAACGATCGGGGCCAGAAAGTCGATCTTGCCGGTCCGGCCATGCCGGTAGAAATCATCGGCCTCGATGGGGTTCCCGATTCAGGCGATCCTTTCCAGGTGACCGACGGCGAGAAACTCGCTCGTCAGGTTAGCTCCAAACGCCAGGAGCTGAAACGTGTCGAGGCAGCCCGGAACGTCAAGAAAGTGACTCTGGACAACCTTTACGACAGTATTCAGGAAGGCGAGGTCCAGGAGCTGAAGGTCGTGATCAAGGGTGACGTTCACGGTTCCGTGGAGGCCCTGCAGAACGCTCTGGAGCGTCTCAGCACCCGGGAGGTCCGCCTTGTGGCGATTCACGCTGCGGCAGGGGCGATCAACGAGGGCGATGTTATGCTCGCCAGCGCCTCGAACGCCCTGGTTATCGGATTTCATGTCCGGCCAACCCCCCGGGCCATGGTAACAGCCGAGAAGGAAAAGGTAGAGATCCGAAAGTACAGCATCATCTACGATGCCGTAGAGGACATCCGCTCGGCCATGGAGGGCATGCTTGCGCCTGACCTCATGGAAGAGGTTTTGGGAACAGCCGAGGTCCGCGAGACCTTCAAGGTCCCCAAGATAGGGGTCGTTGCTGGTTGTTATATTACCAGTGGCAAGGTTACCCGCAACGCCAAGGTTCGAGTTTTCCGGGAGGAGATTCAACTCTACGAGAGCAAGGTTAATTCCCTGAAGCGCTTCAAAGATGACGTGCGAGAGGTTGATACCGGCTACGAATGTGGAATTGGTGTGGAAAAAATACAGGATATCAAGACAGGTGATATTCTCGAAGCATTTATTGTGAAAGAGGTTGCCAAAAAACTCTGA
- the mutS gene encoding DNA mismatch repair protein MutS produces MSTPMLRQYEALKSRHRDAILLFRLGDFYEMFGSDAREGARLLGLTLTQRQGVPMCGVPHHASRGYIGRLLRQGRKVAICEQISPPADGKGLAERDVVEVLSPGAIFDQDYLDPDSNNYLVALGKEGEHLCVGWCDVSTGELTLAAYPARDQESLIQREIARLHPREILVQESLLEHSRYLSSLSGNPAGGASGNGGVQGCHDVVVNRIPDWGFSRESALERLCLVLEVENLRGFGFDSSDAALLTGGALLDYLEENARHVLGHLHNLRRHHDEDVLILDDATLRNLEIVANMHDGGRAFTLLSVLDQTQTPMGSRLLRRRLILPTRNHREIEKRLDQVEELYHRQQDLLRLRELLDQAYDLERLTSRLGVEKAHPRDVEAIAGTIGVAENVATILPDWFGQNAASGLLDSPEGWQKALDLRDRIARVLQDDPPVSLTEGGIIRDGYDATLDRLRQLQRGSQEVLAAYLEELRSETGLQALKIKYNRLLGHFFEVPRSQAERVPPFFIRRQSLANAERYTTTRLSELEGEINNATEESVAREQALFLELRAQAAQEIPLLTTLADHLARVDVAAALARAATLQGYRRPRLIQEPEVHIAGGRHPVVEAHLPAGDFVANDLVLDQEQTRFALITGPNMAGKSTVLRQTALITLMAHAGSFVPAETAEIGLTDRIYCRVGASDNIARGESTFLVEMNETSNILRNATEASLVIMDEVGRGTSTHDGLAIAWAVCEYLLEKIRCRTLFATHYHELSGLQGTGFSRLTMAVQHSERHIVFLKKLQPGSADRSYGVDVARMAGIPEQVIERARQLLVHFEGLSRDARDREGAPPAASAPFSNDAGTKTGTGQPQDELFSPLDLVTAELAGLDIDQCTPREALDLLYRWQTALGSGE; encoded by the coding sequence ATGTCTACCCCGATGTTGCGTCAATACGAGGCGCTCAAGTCTCGTCACCGCGACGCGATCCTTCTCTTCCGCCTGGGCGACTTCTATGAGATGTTTGGCTCCGATGCCCGGGAAGGAGCCCGACTCCTGGGTCTCACCCTGACCCAGCGCCAGGGGGTGCCCATGTGCGGGGTGCCTCACCACGCCTCCCGGGGCTATATCGGCCGGTTGCTCCGTCAGGGGAGAAAAGTGGCGATCTGCGAGCAGATCAGCCCTCCCGCCGATGGGAAAGGTCTGGCCGAGCGGGACGTGGTGGAGGTTCTTTCGCCGGGAGCGATCTTTGATCAAGATTATCTGGACCCCGATTCCAACAACTACCTGGTAGCTCTGGGAAAAGAGGGAGAGCATCTCTGTGTGGGCTGGTGTGATGTCTCCACGGGAGAACTCACTCTGGCAGCCTATCCTGCCCGGGATCAGGAATCGCTAATCCAGAGAGAGATTGCACGGCTCCATCCCCGGGAAATCCTGGTCCAGGAATCTCTCCTGGAGCATTCCCGTTACCTTTCCTCTTTGTCGGGCAACCCCGCAGGGGGGGCTTCAGGAAACGGCGGGGTCCAAGGGTGCCACGATGTGGTGGTAAACCGCATCCCCGACTGGGGATTCTCCCGCGAGTCTGCTCTGGAGCGGCTGTGTCTCGTCCTGGAGGTAGAAAACCTCCGAGGCTTCGGGTTTGATTCTTCCGATGCGGCGCTTCTTACGGGGGGCGCTCTCCTGGATTACCTTGAGGAAAACGCCCGCCACGTTTTGGGCCACCTCCACAACCTTCGTCGTCACCACGACGAGGATGTCCTTATCCTGGATGACGCCACCCTGAGGAATCTTGAAATTGTTGCCAACATGCACGACGGAGGACGGGCCTTCACACTCTTGAGCGTGCTCGATCAGACCCAGACCCCCATGGGAAGCCGCCTGCTTCGTCGTCGCCTCATTCTGCCAACCAGAAATCATCGTGAAATAGAAAAGCGCCTGGATCAGGTGGAGGAGTTGTACCACCGGCAACAGGATTTGCTCCGGTTGCGGGAGCTTCTGGATCAGGCCTATGACCTGGAACGGCTCACCTCCCGGCTGGGTGTGGAAAAAGCCCATCCCCGGGATGTGGAGGCTATCGCCGGAACAATCGGCGTTGCCGAAAACGTGGCAACAATTCTGCCTGACTGGTTTGGTCAGAACGCCGCATCGGGGCTCCTGGATTCTCCGGAAGGCTGGCAGAAGGCCCTGGACCTGAGGGATCGCATCGCCAGGGTTCTCCAGGATGATCCCCCGGTTTCCCTCACCGAAGGAGGAATAATTCGCGATGGTTATGATGCAACGCTGGATCGGTTGCGTCAGCTTCAGAGGGGAAGTCAGGAGGTTCTGGCGGCCTATTTGGAGGAACTGCGGAGCGAGACAGGACTGCAAGCCCTGAAGATCAAGTACAATCGTCTTTTGGGCCATTTCTTCGAAGTCCCCCGGTCCCAGGCAGAACGGGTTCCCCCGTTCTTTATCCGCCGACAGAGTCTGGCCAACGCCGAGCGGTATACCACCACCCGTCTCAGCGAACTCGAAGGGGAGATCAACAACGCCACCGAGGAGTCCGTGGCTCGGGAGCAGGCACTCTTTCTGGAACTGCGGGCCCAGGCGGCGCAGGAGATTCCCCTTCTGACAACCCTGGCAGATCACCTTGCCAGGGTTGATGTGGCGGCGGCCCTGGCAAGAGCCGCTACTTTGCAGGGATACCGGCGCCCCCGGCTGATCCAGGAGCCCGAGGTACACATTGCCGGGGGGCGGCACCCCGTGGTGGAAGCTCATCTTCCTGCAGGGGATTTCGTGGCCAACGATCTCGTGCTTGATCAGGAACAAACCCGCTTTGCCCTTATAACAGGGCCTAACATGGCGGGGAAATCCACGGTATTGCGGCAGACGGCGCTCATAACGCTCATGGCTCACGCCGGTAGTTTTGTGCCGGCTGAGACCGCTGAAATCGGCCTGACCGACCGTATTTACTGTCGGGTTGGTGCATCAGACAATATCGCCCGGGGTGAATCGACCTTCCTGGTGGAGATGAACGAAACCAGCAATATCCTGCGGAACGCCACCGAAGCAAGTCTGGTGATCATGGACGAGGTCGGGCGGGGCACCAGCACCCATGACGGCCTGGCTATAGCTTGGGCAGTCTGCGAGTATCTTCTGGAGAAAATTCGCTGTCGAACTCTTTTTGCAACTCATTATCATGAACTGTCAGGCCTTCAGGGGACTGGCTTCTCTCGCCTCACCATGGCTGTGCAGCACTCAGAGCGGCACATCGTCTTCCTGAAGAAGCTGCAGCCCGGTTCAGCCGATCGATCCTACGGAGTGGATGTGGCCCGCATGGCGGGTATCCCTGAGCAGGTTATCGAACGGGCCAGACAGCTCCTGGTTCACTTCGAGGGATTATCCCGGGATGCCCGGGACCGGGAGGGCGCCCCTCCCGCAGCATCTGCGCCCTTCAGTAATGATGCCGGGACAAAGACAGGAACTGGCCAGCCCCAGGATGAGCTCTTTTCTCCCCTGGACCTTGTGACGGCAGAACTCGCCGGACTGGATATTGACCAATGCACGCCGCGGGAAGCCCTGGATCTCCTGTACCGCTGGCAAACTGCTCTGGGTTCGGGAGAATAA
- the truB gene encoding tRNA pseudouridine(55) synthase TruB, whose translation MTSGILLLNKPPGISSARVLGPLKRCFSPGKIGHTGTLDPFASGLLVVLVGSGTRLSKWFTALDKQYTAILRFGEETDTLDPEGSVVATAPIPKESEVRAVLDSFVGTIEQVPPAYSAIHIDGKRAYERARKGEVVEIPSRSVTVTDLSIDPLDPDAGRYRLHVSCTSGTYIRSLARDVGRAAGSVASLESLERSAVGAFSLDNAQGRQEILDAPDPGAFLLSVPEAFPLLPGTRTMTVPESLEDPLRVGTPLSRPVMNPLVGELQDLGLDDAPVLLVSSRGRELALCEKDQGRWTYRVVFPA comes from the coding sequence ATGACCAGCGGGATCCTGCTGCTGAACAAACCTCCGGGGATTAGCTCTGCCCGGGTTCTGGGGCCGCTGAAGCGCTGTTTTTCTCCGGGAAAAATCGGGCATACCGGGACACTGGACCCCTTTGCATCGGGGTTGCTGGTGGTGCTGGTGGGCTCCGGAACACGTCTCTCGAAATGGTTTACCGCGCTCGATAAGCAATACACGGCGATTCTCCGCTTTGGCGAGGAGACAGATACTCTGGATCCCGAGGGATCAGTTGTTGCCACAGCACCCATTCCGAAGGAATCGGAGGTGCGGGCCGTCCTGGATAGCTTTGTGGGAACCATTGAGCAAGTTCCTCCGGCGTACTCGGCAATTCACATCGATGGCAAACGGGCCTATGAACGAGCCCGTAAAGGCGAAGTTGTCGAAATTCCCTCCCGGTCCGTTACTGTAACAGATCTGTCAATCGATCCACTGGATCCCGACGCGGGGCGTTACCGCTTGCACGTCTCCTGTACAAGCGGGACATACATTCGGTCCCTGGCCAGGGATGTGGGGAGGGCAGCGGGATCGGTGGCCTCCCTGGAATCGCTTGAGCGAAGTGCTGTGGGGGCCTTCTCCCTGGACAATGCCCAGGGACGGCAAGAGATTCTGGATGCTCCGGATCCCGGAGCGTTTCTCCTGTCTGTTCCCGAGGCGTTCCCGTTGCTTCCCGGGACCAGGACAATGACAGTTCCCGAGAGTCTGGAAGATCCTCTGCGTGTAGGAACTCCCCTGAGCCGGCCCGTAATGAATCCGCTGGTAGGGGAGTTGCAGGATTTGGGGCTGGACGATGCCCCTGTTCTCCTGGTCTCTTCCCGGGGCAGGGAGCTTGCTCTCTGCGAGAAGGATCAAGGTCGATGGACCTACAGGGTGGTTTTTCCGGCATGA
- a CDS encoding OmpH family outer membrane protein, whose translation MKYYTSLGQTGRIIRFLLAGGILLLGGAIVSAQGISTVGIVNINQVYNSFYRDSQAVRDLERLRQQYQEEIDEHFLELESLKDRHVSAREVGNRRRADQLEDQITELQRFLEDLTRRRRQQLEHRQSQLLSDDFLQRLQNAIQYVAETEGFTLILRSDTEGIQWWSSEIDVSDKVLQRLIRTSSR comes from the coding sequence ATGAAATACTATACTAGTCTTGGACAGACCGGCAGGATAATCCGGTTCCTCCTGGCGGGAGGAATCCTGCTCCTGGGAGGGGCCATTGTTTCGGCCCAGGGTATCTCCACGGTGGGGATCGTCAACATAAACCAGGTCTACAACTCCTTTTACCGCGATTCCCAGGCCGTGCGGGATCTGGAACGGCTTCGTCAGCAGTACCAGGAAGAAATTGACGAGCACTTTCTCGAGCTGGAGAGCCTGAAGGATCGCCATGTGAGCGCCCGGGAAGTAGGCAACCGGCGGCGGGCCGATCAACTGGAAGATCAGATTACCGAACTTCAGCGCTTTCTTGAGGACCTCACCCGCCGACGCCGTCAGCAGCTGGAGCACCGGCAGTCCCAGTTGCTCTCGGACGATTTTCTGCAACGCCTCCAAAACGCGATCCAGTATGTGGCGGAGACTGAAGGCTTCACCCTGATTCTTCGCTCTGATACGGAAGGCATCCAGTGGTGGTCTTCCGAAATCGATGTGAGCGATAAAGTCCTTCAACGGCTGATCAGAACCTCCAGCCGCTAA
- the rbfA gene encoding 30S ribosome-binding factor RbfA — protein MDETRHARLESRILQELSTMLMKGEIKDHRVDTLVSFSYIKLAKDAATARIGVSTILDNKNHAARAVEGLNSAAGYLQGRLGKLLKTRTAPLLHFVEDHSLKEAQDVISTIDAAVRADQQLSGGTSPGQKDHDQRDPAAEQTSGD, from the coding sequence ATGGATGAAACCCGACATGCCCGGCTGGAATCCCGGATTCTCCAGGAACTGAGCACAATGCTCATGAAAGGGGAGATTAAGGACCACCGGGTCGATACCCTCGTCTCTTTCAGTTATATCAAGCTGGCAAAGGACGCGGCCACAGCACGCATCGGCGTCTCCACGATTCTTGACAACAAGAACCATGCGGCCCGGGCCGTGGAAGGGCTGAACTCCGCCGCTGGATATCTCCAGGGGCGGTTAGGAAAACTCTTGAAAACCCGCACGGCCCCGCTACTCCATTTCGTGGAGGATCACAGCCTGAAAGAAGCCCAGGATGTGATCAGCACTATCGATGCTGCGGTTCGAGCTGACCAGCAACTCTCGGGAGGGACATCTCCCGGCCAGAAAGACCATGACCAGCGGGATCCTGCTGCTGAACAAACCTCCGGGGATTAG
- the nusA gene encoding transcription termination factor NusA: MATGLADAIRAVVSDKGISEELLIGVIEDFLLAAYKRKFGHDENAVVQFSDDGAEVTLYAQKKIVEDLEDEVTEIPLEEALLLNEECEVGDELLIEINPQEFDRVAIQTAKQRARQRIREIQKDTLYSEFIDKVGELVIGYVQRERNGNVFIDLGKAEGILPKRYQSPREIYRPNDRIKALIVDVAKSGTGLQIALSRTHTDLVKRIFEIEVPEIYGKTVEIVRIVREAGYRTKIAVASNREDVDPVGACVGLRGVRIQAIVRELEGEKIDILKYDSDPRMLIKNALSPAEVSNVIVLDEARRQALAIVPEDQLSLAIGKQGLNVRLANRLADWNIDVKTPDQFDEMDLAAESKRAMSMLFGDNDDIDNEITDISELPGISHEMVIILKKNDLTLIEEVVGLSQEALRDLEGMTPEIAEDLGKIIADNVEIVEQDASYDAYDDEAGYDDDDDYEDEEEEQDRDDSDDESDEEEEGEIISSISELPGITDGIIEKLRMAGIAELEELITLDPATIGSIEGLDSEEAETIRMILTEFVEIVEPEDEAALDE; the protein is encoded by the coding sequence ATGGCGACAGGACTTGCGGATGCTATCCGCGCCGTGGTAAGCGACAAAGGTATTTCCGAAGAGCTGCTCATTGGTGTTATTGAGGATTTTCTCCTCGCTGCATATAAACGAAAATTCGGCCACGATGAGAACGCTGTGGTCCAGTTCAGCGATGATGGAGCTGAAGTAACGCTCTATGCTCAAAAGAAAATTGTCGAAGACCTTGAGGATGAAGTTACCGAGATACCCCTGGAAGAAGCCCTTCTTCTGAACGAAGAGTGTGAGGTCGGTGATGAGCTGCTCATAGAAATAAACCCCCAGGAGTTCGACCGTGTCGCTATTCAAACGGCAAAGCAGCGTGCCCGTCAGCGCATACGGGAAATCCAGAAGGACACCCTCTACTCCGAGTTCATAGATAAAGTGGGAGAACTCGTCATTGGCTACGTTCAGCGGGAACGCAACGGCAACGTTTTTATCGACCTCGGAAAAGCCGAAGGGATACTCCCCAAGCGATACCAGTCGCCACGGGAGATCTACCGCCCCAATGACCGGATTAAAGCGCTGATTGTGGATGTTGCAAAGAGTGGCACCGGTTTGCAAATTGCCCTGTCCCGGACACACACCGATTTGGTCAAGCGCATTTTCGAGATCGAGGTGCCCGAAATCTACGGAAAAACCGTGGAAATTGTCCGAATTGTCCGCGAAGCGGGGTATCGGACAAAAATCGCCGTCGCCTCCAATCGGGAAGACGTGGACCCCGTGGGAGCCTGTGTCGGACTCCGGGGGGTTCGGATACAGGCTATCGTCCGGGAGCTCGAGGGTGAAAAAATCGATATTCTTAAGTACGATTCAGACCCGCGAATGCTGATAAAAAACGCCCTGTCTCCTGCCGAGGTTTCCAACGTCATCGTTCTGGACGAGGCCCGTCGCCAGGCCCTCGCGATTGTTCCCGAGGATCAGCTCTCTCTGGCAATTGGCAAGCAGGGTCTCAACGTCCGTTTGGCGAATCGTTTGGCCGACTGGAACATAGACGTGAAAACCCCTGATCAGTTCGACGAGATGGATCTGGCCGCAGAATCAAAGCGGGCCATGTCCATGCTCTTTGGCGATAACGACGATATCGACAACGAGATAACCGATATTTCGGAGCTTCCCGGCATCAGCCACGAAATGGTGATCATTCTCAAGAAAAATGACCTCACCCTGATTGAGGAGGTTGTGGGACTCTCCCAGGAAGCCCTTCGCGATCTGGAGGGCATGACTCCCGAGATCGCTGAGGACTTGGGGAAGATTATCGCCGACAACGTGGAAATCGTTGAGCAGGACGCTTCCTACGACGCCTATGACGACGAGGCCGGTTATGACGACGATGATGACTATGAGGACGAAGAAGAAGAGCAAGACCGGGATGATAGCGACGATGAGTCTGACGAGGAAGAGGAGGGCGAGATCATTTCCTCGATTAGCGAGCTGCCCGGGATTACCGATGGTATCATCGAAAAACTTCGCATGGCAGGGATTGCAGAGCTTGAAGAACTCATAACGCTTGATCCCGCGACAATCGGATCGATAGAGGGCCTGGATTCGGAAGAGGCGGAGACAATCCGTATGATCCTTACCGAATTTGTGGAGATCGTAGAGCCCGAAGATGAGGCTGCTCTGGACGAGTAG
- a CDS encoding ComF family protein — translation MKSLCPQSWFTPFRNLPAILRTDCCALCGTTTLLQEKYGGFCDNCIAEISGAPGPFLLESSPRIWAAREYSGVIAQAIGVLKNPGRREVAPVLARMLLEPLYRNLQESWKTREALRIVPVPANRFKQRSRGFDQAQLLGRALSPRLDRLVARSHGTAQKVLTKSEREKNVHHQFFPARKHHGSVIPQQVVLVDDVITTGSTLHRCGEILVNLGVREWAALLLAARL, via the coding sequence ATGAAAAGCCTGTGTCCGCAGTCCTGGTTCACCCCGTTTCGAAACCTTCCGGCGATTCTGCGCACCGACTGTTGCGCCCTCTGCGGCACCACCACGCTGCTTCAGGAGAAATACGGCGGCTTTTGTGACAATTGCATAGCAGAAATATCGGGTGCCCCCGGGCCATTTCTCCTGGAATCTTCACCAAGAATCTGGGCCGCCCGGGAGTATTCCGGAGTCATTGCCCAGGCGATCGGGGTTCTCAAAAATCCTGGCCGGCGGGAGGTTGCCCCGGTTCTGGCCCGGATGCTCCTGGAACCGCTCTATCGGAACCTTCAAGAGAGCTGGAAGACCCGAGAGGCCCTGAGGATCGTTCCCGTTCCTGCCAATCGCTTCAAACAACGTTCTCGTGGATTCGATCAGGCGCAGCTCCTGGGGAGGGCTCTCTCACCCCGTCTGGATCGTCTGGTAGCGCGATCACACGGAACGGCCCAGAAGGTGCTCACTAAATCAGAGCGAGAGAAAAACGTTCACCATCAGTTCTTTCCCGCCCGGAAACACCACGGCAGCGTAATTCCTCAACAGGTTGTCCTGGTGGATGATGTGATAACCACCGGATCGACACTTCATCGGTGTGGCGAAATTCTTGTGAACCTGGGGGTCCGGGAATGGGCAGCCCTTCTTCTCGCAGCCCGGCTCTAA